In Silene latifolia isolate original U9 population chromosome X, ASM4854445v1, whole genome shotgun sequence, the following proteins share a genomic window:
- the LOC141623039 gene encoding peroxidase 72-like, producing MSKSMSYFIFLSLLAIVPLCIASKNYNGYLYPQYYDRSCPHVQHIVSSVVSKAVAKDPRMAASLLRLHFHDCFVKGCDASLLLDNSGSIVSEKGSNPNKNSARGFEVIDEIKAEIERACPHTVSCADILAIAARDSTVIAGGPNWEVPLGRKDSVGASLSGSNNEIPAPNNTFQTILTKFKRQGLDLVDLVALSGAHTIGNARCTTFRQRLYNQNGNGKPDFTLNQAYASMLRQQCPRSGGDQNLFFLDHTTPFKFDNLYYKNILAYDGLLNSDQVLLTKNRASMELVKLYAENTEVFFDHFAKSMVKMGNLFPLTGAQGQIRKNCRRVNSS from the exons ATGTCCAAATCCATGAGCTACTTCATTTTCCTTAGTCTCTTAGCAATTGTACCACTATGCATTGCTTCCAAAAACTACAATGGTTATCTTTACCCTCAATATTATGACCGTTCTTGCCCACATGTTCAACATATTGTGAGCTCAGTGGTTTCGAAGGCGGTCGCCAAGGATCCTAGGATGGCTGCTTCCTTGCTTAGGCTCCATTTTCATGACTGTTTCGTCAAG GGATGTGATGCTTCGTTGCTCTTAGACAACAGTGGGAGCATTGTCTCAGAGAAGGGATCAAACCCTAACAAGAACTCAGCTCGAGGGTTTGAGGTTATCGATGAGATCAAGGCTGAAATCGAGAGAGCATGCCCTCACACGGTGTCTTGTGCCGATATCTTGGCTATAGCTGCAAGAGACTCAACTGTTATT GCCGGTGGACCAAACTGGGAAGTGCCTCTAGGAAGAAAGGATTCTGTAGGAGCAAGTTTGAGTGGATCAAACAATGAAATTCCTGCTCCTAACAACACCTTCCAAACCATTCTTACCAAGTTTAAACGCCAAGGCCTTGACCTCGTTGACCTTGTCGCCCTCTCAG GAGCTCACACAATAGGTAATGCAAGGTGCACCACCTTTAGGCAAAGGCTATACAACCAAAATGGAAACGGAAAGCCAGACTTTACGTTAAACCAAGCGTACGCCTCCATGTTGCGCCAACAATGTCCAAGGTCCGGTGGCGACCAAAACTTGTTCTTCTTGGACCATACTACCCCTTTCAAGTTCGACAACTTGTACTACAAGAACATCCTTGCTTATGATGGGTTGTTGAATTCCGACCAAGTCTTACTAACCAAGAACCGCGCTTCCATGGAACTTGTTAAGCTATACGCTGAGAATACCGAGGTTTTCTTCGATCATTTTGCTAAGTCTATGGTTAAGATGGGTAACCTCTTTCCATTGACCGGTGCTCAAGGACAAATCCGCAAGAATTGCAGAAGGGTTAATTCTTCTTAA
- the LOC141616946 gene encoding uncharacterized protein LOC141616946: MAFVEGTIKQPPKAETNGEESLESVAWRQCNAMVKAWLRNVIDVKLHPSIAFLGTVPEIWKELKDRFATGNAPRVHQLKSELSDCKQTKDQSVVEYYTQLKALWDELATYSRIPQCTCGVALRYTQRARGRKGPPIPHGPRLKSLR, translated from the coding sequence ATGGCTTTTGTCGAAGGTACCATTAAGCAACCACCAAAAGCCGAGACTAATGGTGAAGAAAGTCTCGAAAGTGTGGCATGGCGCCAATGCAACGCCATGGTTAAAGCCTGGTTACGGAACGTAATTGATGTGAAGCTTCACCCGAGCATTGCCTTTTTGGGTACCGTACCAGAAATTTGGAAAGAATTGAAGGATCGCTTCGCAACCGGGAACGCACCGCGTGTGCATCAATTGAAGAGTGAACTTAGCGACTGTAAACAAACGAAGGATCAGTCAGTCGTTGAGTATTACACCCAACTCAAAGCTTTATGGGACGAATTAGCCACATACAGTCGGATTCCCCAGTGCACATGCGGAGTCGCTTTGCGCTATACTCAAAGAGCGCGAGGAAGAAAAGGTCCACCAATTCCTCATGGGCCTCGACTCAAATCTTTACGGTAA
- the LOC141623038 gene encoding peroxidase 72-like: MGQLKSYMIIFALLASATLCFSHKTHSGFLYPQFYDHSCPRAQEIVNSVVAKAVFEEPRMAASLVRLLFHDCFVQGCDASLLLDNHGTIISEKLSKPNKNSVRGFEVLDEIKVRLEEACPLTVSCADIVALAARDSTVLAGGPYWEVPLGRRDSLRASLIGSNNNIPAPNLTFPQILGKFNAVGLDLIDLVALSGAHTIGNARCTSFKQRLYNQNKNRKPDLSLNQAYALELRTRCPPSGGDNNLFFLDISTPFKFDNSYYRNILAFNGLLNSDEVLLTQNHASMQLVKQYAENNELFFQHFANSMIKMGNISPLTGNQGEIRKVCRRVNHY; the protein is encoded by the exons ATGGGTCAGTTAAAGAGCTACATGATTATTTTTGCTCTCCTAGCTTCTGCAACTCTATGCTTCTCACACAAAACACATAGTGGGTTTCTTTACCCTCAATTCTACGACCACTCGTGCCCTCGTGCCCAAGAGATAGTCAACTCTGTTGTTGCAAAGGCGGTCTTTGAGGAGCCTAGAATGGCTGCTTCCTTAGTTAGGCTCCTCTTCCATGATTGCTTTGTCCAG GGGTGTGATGCTTCATTGCTCTTGGATAACCATGGAACCATTATCTCCGAGAAGTTGTCCAAACCCAATAAGAACTCGGTCCGTGGGTTTGAGGTCCTAGATGAGATCAAGGTCCGACTAGAAGAAGCATGTCCTCTCACTGTCTCCTGTGCAGATATTGTGGCTCTAGCTGCTAGGGATTCAACTGTCCTT GCCGGAGGACCGTACTGGGAGGTGCCCTTAGGAAGAAGGGATTCTCTTAGGGCAAGTTTAATTGGTTCTAACAACAACATTCCTGCTCCTAATTTAACATTCCCGCAAATTCTTGGCAAGTTCAACGCCGTTGGACTGGACCTTATCGACCTTGTCGCCCTTTCAG GGGCTCATACAATAGGTAATGCAAGATGCACCAGCTTCAAGCAAAGGCTCTACAACCAAAATAAAAACCGAAAACCTGACCTGTCCCTAAACCAAGCGTATGCCTTGGAGTTGCGCACCCGATGCCCACCATCCGGAGGTGACAACAACTTATTCTTTTTAGATATCTCAACGCCATTCAAATTCGACAACAGCTACTACCGGAATATCTTGGCGTTCAACGGACTATTGAACTCGGACGAAGTCCTGTTAACTCAGAACCATGCATCAATGCAACTAGTGAAGCAATATGCCGAGAATAATGAGCTTTTCTTCCAACATTTTGCTAATTCCATGATTAAGATGGGTAACATCTCGCCGTTAACGGGTAATCAGGGTGAAATTAGGAAGGTTTGCAGAAGGGTTAATCACTATTAA